A window from Labrus mixtus chromosome 14, fLabMix1.1, whole genome shotgun sequence encodes these proteins:
- the znhit3 gene encoding zinc finger HIT domain-containing protein 3: MQICSVCSEQTPKYKCPSCRIRYCSLCCYKRHKDTCVPVEQPAPPHHEAERTSNTEQWTVEDLLHEGDVVDKVPLQRLQLLGQSKELRDLLCNPHLRRLLRSVDAADNKSDAMKAAMQEPLFAEFSDQCLRVVDDKAERSPFSEAADS, encoded by the exons ATGCAGATCTGCAGCGTTTGCAGCGAACAGACCCCGAAATACAAATGTCCATCCTGTCGCATCAGATA TTGTTCTCTTTGCTGTTACAAGAGGCATAAAG ACACCTGTGTACCTGTAGAGCAGCCTGCACCTCCTCATCATGAAGCTGAGAGGACCTCAAACACCG AGCAGTGGACCGTCGAGGATCTTCTGCATGAAGGGGACGTCGTTGACAAAGTTCCTCTGCAGAGACTCCAGCTGCTCG GTCAGTCGAAGGAGCTCAGGGATCTTCTTTGTAACCCTCATCTGAGACGCTTGTTACGCTCCGTTGATGCTGCAGACAACAAGTCAGACGCCATGAAGGCCGCCATGCAGGAGCCGCTGTTTGCTGAATTCTCTGATCAGTGTTTGAGAGTCGTGGACGACAAAGCGGAGCGCTCACCCTTCAGTGAAGCTGCTGATTCATAG
- the LOC132988686 gene encoding nuclear protein 2-like has protein sequence MATDMERFVSFEEAHYDQYDYYNLREYSCHACGKGRSKREIELNTNRHCPSGHERKIAEKLHNSQMKRRRAKSLSS, from the coding sequence ATGGCGACAGATATGGAAAGATTCGTGTCCTTCGAGGAGGCTCATTACGATCAGTACGACTATTACAACCTGCGTGAATACTCGTGTCACGCCTGCGGGAAAGGCAGAAGCAAGAGGGAGATCGAGCTCAACACAAACCGTCATTGCCCCTCCGGACACGAGAGGAAGATAGCAGAAAAACTTCACAACAGCCAAATGAAACGCAGGAGAGCCAAGAGCTTGTCGTCTTGA
- the pigw gene encoding phosphatidylinositol-glycan biosynthesis class W protein: protein MSQKDLKEAFVSNLNGTSLQEVALGSLLSPVCFINRGLILILYYQAKETLPLPLPLLSHLFLDFSVLILPLVLSCTILSSVLQHVIPSLLLVTLCVSCYVHLKNQHRQSTVSSFLQSHVQFKQIPFVTIFRVLVNVKTAISILAVDFSVFPRRYAKTETYGTGVMDFGVGAYVFANALVCPEARGKSFSTSRVNHIKKQLLSVWPLLALGMGRLVSVKMTGYHEHVTEYGVHWNFFFTLAIVRVVASLLLAVLPANRSWAYAVMISGLYQLALEKTELKAFILHNNDREKDFLHANKEGIFSVVGYVALYLAGVQVGLYVMQPRSLVRQWLKVLFNLSFVSLALFAALWVCQTLTEPVSRCLANLSFCIWSVAQSLLFLCCIGFADMVLLFSKKTSGCHLVPSSWSLCKKQSDSDQKTDDMDGLCLVQAVSRNQLLFFLLANVMTGMTNSVVDTLSCSSLLSVCVLVLYMFMNCFVIYLLHVCGITIKFW, encoded by the coding sequence ATGTCACAAAAGGACCTGAAGGAGGCGTTTGTCAGTAATCTCAACGGGACCAGTCTCCAGGAAGTGGCGCTGggttccctcctctctccagtGTGCTTCATCAACAGAGGACTCATCCTGATCCTCTACTATCAGGCCAAAGAGACCCTTCCACTGCCACTCCCCCTGTTGTCTCACCTGTTTCTAGACTTCTCCGTGCTCATCCTTCCCCTCGTTCTGTCCTGCACCATCCTGAGCAGCGTTCTCCAACACGTCATCCCGAGCCTGCTCTTGGTTACACTTTGCGTGTCCTGCTACGTCCATCTTAAAAACCAGCATCGGCAGAGTACTGTCAGCAGTTTTCTTCAGAGTCATGTCCAATTCAAGCAGATTCCCTTTGTCACGATATTCAGAGTGCTTGTAAATGTCAAAACAGCCATCAGCATTCTTGCTGTAGACTTCAGTGTGTTTCCGAGACGCTATGCTAAGACGGAAACCTACGGGACAGGTGTGATGGACTTTGGTGTGGGGGCGTATGTTTTTGCCAACGCTCTTGTTTGTCCGGAGGCTCGGGGAAAGAGCTTCTCAACATCCAGGGTGAATCACATCAAAAAgcagctcctctctgtgtggcCCCTGCTCGCTCTCGGTATGGGACGGCTGGTTAGCGTCAAAATGACCGGCTACCACGAGCATGTGACAGAATACGGCGTCCACTGGAATTTCTTCTTCACACTCGCCATCGTCAGAGTTGTTGCTTCTTTGCTGTTGGCCGTTCTGCCAGCCAATCGGTCGTGGGCGTATGCAGTTATGATCAGTGGACTTTATCAGCTTGCTTTGGAGAAAACGGAGCTGAAGGCGTTCATTCTCCACAACAACGACCGAGAAAAAGACTTTCTGCATGCTAACAAGGAGGGCATTTTCTCCGTCGTGGGCTATGTAGCGCTCTACCTGGCAGGAGTTCAGGTTGGACTCTACGTCATGCAGCCGAGATCCCTGGTTCGACAGTGGCTTAAAGTACTCTTCAACCTCTCATTTGTGTCTCTTGCCCTGTTCGCTGCTCTGTGGGTGTGTCAGACCCTCACAGAGCCAGTGTCTCGCTGCTTAGCTAATTTATCTTTCTGCATCTGGAGCGTTGCCCAGTCGCTGTTGTTTCTGTGCTGCATCGGTTTCGCTGATATGGTGTTACTGTTTTCCAAAAAGACGTCGGGCTGTCATCTGGTCCCCTCGTCGTGGAGTTTGTGTAAAAAACAATCGGACTCTGACCAAAAGACGGACGACATGGACGGACTGTGCCTCGTCCAAGCTGTCAGCAGGaatcagctgttgtttttcttgctcGCTAATGTCATGACAGGAATGACCAACTCTGTGGTGGACACCCTGAGCTGCAGCAgtttgttgtcagtgtgtgttttagtgttgtACATGTTCATGAATTGCTTTGTGATTTATCTCTTACACGTTTGTGGAATCACAATTAAATTCTGGTGA
- the vkorc1l1 gene encoding vitamin K epoxide reductase complex subunit 1-like protein 1, translating into MAAPVLRVSTPRWERIARLVVCVLGILLSLYAFHVEREKARDPSYKAVCDVSSSISCSKVFSSRWGRGFGLLGSIFGNDSALNQPNSVYGIVFYAFQLLLGMTVSAMAALILMTTSILSVVGSLYLGYILYFVLKDLCIICITTYALNFILFILNYKRLVYLNEAWKQQLQAKQD; encoded by the exons ATGGCGGCGCCCGTCCTGAGAGTGTCCACCCCTCGGTGGGAGAGAATAGCCCGGCTCGTCGTCTGTGTGCTGGGCATCCTGTTGTCTCTGTATGCCTTCCACGTGGAGAGGGAAAAGGCCCGGGACCCGAGCTATAAGGCCGTGTGCGACgtcagcagctccatcagctgtTCGAAAGTGTTCAGCTCAAG GTGGGGTCGAGGATTTGGACTCCTGGGCTCAATTTTTGGAAATGACAGCGCACTGAATCAACCCAACAGCGTCTACGGGATCGTCTTTTATGCCTTTCAGCTTCTTCTGG GAATGACTGTCAGTGCAATGGCCGCCCTCATTCTCATGACGACTTCCATCTTGTCGGTGGTGGGTTCGCTCTACCTGGGCTACATCCTCTACTTTGTCCTCAAGGACTTGTGCATCATCTGCATCACCACGTATGCGCTGAACTTCATTCTCTTTATTCTCAACTACAAGCGACTGGTTTACTTGAACGAGGCCtggaagcagcagctgcaggccaAGCAGGACTAA
- the LOC132988656 gene encoding unconventional myosin-XIX, translating to MTSADNRRTGGAGHRHGAVKGLVHSHQPSLNESLNGEVQAFLTDEDQLHTYDDLTKVNPVTPTTVLQCLQARYSVKVFYTHAGCTLVALNPFQPIPDLYTLDVMKEYHCAPQPQEFKPHIFIVAEEAYRNVKGQLEPVNQSLVVSGESGAGKTWTSRCLMKYYATVAASSVTKSQDTVERIERRVLDSNPIMEAFGNACTLRNSNSSRFGKYIQLQLDRGQLLVGASVQTYLLEKTRVSCQPANERNFHIFYQMMKGATAEQRREWKMSHGQRFVWLPNSERTREEDCFHETVKAMVHLGINAERQRQIFRILAGILQLGNLNFSSSMDESQPCDLEEQTKDFLQRAAELLRVPAEELQTCLIVRMLKAGKQSVLKPCSQAECSMRRDCLAKVIYAHLFEWLVTLINNSICADESTWCNFIGVLDVYGFECFSINNLEQLCINYANEKLQQHFVAHYLRAQQEEYVTEGLQWSFVKYQDNQSCLDLIEGSPISVFSLLNEESRLNRTSDAKTLRFRLEKELHVNSNISWDKFSKDPHFTVAHYAGKVNYQIQGMVEKNKDPVPAELIELLQKSEDPLLHQIFSDKETESPNSKGLSKVTVVSKFKNSLESLMKILHTTTPHYTRCIKPNPDCKPLTFKKEEVIMQLEACGIVETITISAAGFPIRILYKNFLQRYGLIEKRSDFKLWSRRVDMEADGSVFIRQEVEKLLHSVLQHDDVDPLHKRENEKHNSWVHCGRTKVFLTQLMLDLLEDQRKKILSRCAFSIQCCWLRYLRRKRRARQQSAILIQAVVRSWLVREQVKRWSRAAAVIQRAWKKRRAQLKSLADAELDNAEDLVEEEQVLNPVVTEPGSVQLSKSTKPVTVRGWPLGLALASAPSVTVSLTARGFQKIMYVMACLNLNSRRGEYKVETNQYTQELASIRAQPRGSIKLHCKRSPLLYADRQPDTKSFVTGFNEILLDKTL from the exons ATGACTTCTGCGGACAACCGACGAACCGGGGGAGCAGGACACAGACATGGAGCG GTGAAAGGATTGGTCCATTCTCATCAACCGTCCCTAAATGAATCACTGAATGGGGAAGTTCAGGCCTTCCTCACTGATGAAGACCAACTCCACACGTACGATGACCTCACCAAAGTCAACCCAGTGACTCCAACAACAG TGCTGCAATGTCTGCAGGCTCGGTACAGTGTGAAGGTGTTTTACACCCATGCTGGCTGCACCTTGGTGGCTCTTAACCCCTTCCAGCCGATCCCAGATCTGTACACTCTGGATGTGATGAAGGAGTATCACTGTGCTCCTCAGCCTCAG GAGTTCAAACCACATATCTTTATTGTGGCCGAGGAAGCCTACAGGAACGTCAAGGGCCAACTGGAGCCAGTGAATCAGTCCCTGGTGGTCAGCGGTGAGAGCGGTGcaggaaag ACATGGACGTCTCGTTGCCTGATGAAATACTACGCCACAGTGGCGGCCTCCTCGGTGACGAAGAGTCAGGACACAGTGGAGAGGATAGAGAGGAGAGTGCTGGACTCCAACCCCATCATGGAGGCTTTTG GCAACGCGTGTACGCTAcgcaacagcaacagcagccgCTTTGGAAAGTACATCCAGCTGCAGCTAGACCG agGTCAGCTGTTGGTGGGGGCGTCCGTGCAGACATATTTACTAGAGAAAACCAGAGTGTCCTGCCAACCAGCTAATGAGAGGAACTTCCACATCTTCTACCAG atgATGAAAGGGgccacagcagagcagagaaggGAGTGGAAGATGTCTCATGGACAACGTTTTGTCTGGTTGCCAAATTCAGAAAGAACACGTGAAG AGGATTGTTTTCATGAGACCGTGAAGGCGATGGTTCATCTGGGCATTAACGCAGAGCGTCAGAGACAAATATTTAGG ATCTTAGCTGGGATTCTGCAGCTGGGGAATCTAAATTTCTCCTCTTCAATGGATGAATCACAACCATGTGACCTGGAAGAACAGACCAAAG ACTTCCTGCAGAGGGCTGCTGAGCTGCTGCGCGTCCCCGCAGAGGAGCTTCAGACGTGTTTGATAGTGAGGATGTTAAAGGCCGGGAAACAGAGCGTGCTCAAGCCGTGTTCTCAGGCGGAGTGCAGCATGAGGAGAGACTGTCTGGCCAAGGTCATCTACGCACA TTTATTCGAATGGCTGGTGACATTAATAAACAACAGCATATGTGCAGATGAGTCCACATGGTGCAACTTCATAG gAGTTCTAGATGTGTACGGCTTTGAGTGTTTCTCCATCAACAACCTGGAGCAGCTGTGCATCAACTATGCAAatgagaagctgcagcagcacttTGTGGCCCATTATCTCCGAGCTCAGCAG GAGGAATATGTGACGGAGGGGTTGCAGTGGTCTTTCGTCAAATACCAAGACAACCAGAGCTGTTTGGATCTTATCGAGGGAAGCCCCatcagtgtgttttctcttcttaacGAG GAGAGTCGTCTAAACCGAACCTCAGACGCTAAGACCTTGAGGTTTCGTCTGGAGAAGGAGCTTCACGTTAACTCCAACATCAGTTGGGACAAGTTCAGCAAGGACCCGCACTTTACTGTGGCTCATTACGCTGGAAAGGTCAACTACCAGATACAGGGCATGGTGGAGAAAAACAAG GACCCGGTGCCAGCAGAGCTCATCGAACTGCTGCAGAAGTCTGAGGACCCGCTGCTTCACCAGATCTTCTCTGACAAGGAAACTGAGAGTCCAAATTCTAAGGGACTCAGTAAAGTCACGGTGGTCTCCAAGTTCAAG AACTCTCTGGAGAGCCTGATGAAGATCCTCCACACCACAACGCCTCACTACACCCGCTGCATCAAACCCAACCCAGACTGCAAGCCGCTCACCTTCAAAAAGGAGGAG GTTATCATGCAGTTGGAGGCCTGCGGGATTGTGGAGACCATTACCATAAGTGCTGCTGGCTTTCCTATAAG AATTCTTTACAAAAACTTCCTGCAACGTTACGGACTGATTGAAAAACGTTCAGATTTCAAGCTATGGAGCCGTCGTGTGG ACATGGAGGCCGACGGCAGCGTCTTTATTCGCCAGGAAGTGGAGAAGCTCCTTCACAGCGTGTTGCAACACGACGATGTCGACCCCCTCCACAAgcgtgaaaatgaaaaacacaactcatgggTGCACTGCGGGAGGACTAAAGTCTTTCTCACCCAGCTGATG CTTGATTTGTTGGAGGATCAGAGGAAGAAGATCCTGTCCCGTTGTGCCTTCTCCATTCAGTGCTGCTGGCTGCGGTACCTGCGTCGCAAAAGGCGTGCACGTCAACAGTCTGCTATTCTCATCCAAGCAG TGGTGCGGTCCTGGCTGGTCAGGGAGCAGGTCAAGAGgtggagcagagcagcagcgGTCATCCAGAGGGcctggaagaagaggagg GCACAGTTGAAGTCCTTGGCTGACGCAGAGCTGGATAATGCAGAGGACCTTGTGGAGGAGGAGCAAGTTTTGAACCCTGTTGTCACGGAACCAGGTTCTGTGCAGCTCTCCAAAAGCACCAAGCCTGTCACAGTGCGAGGGTGGCCCCTGGGTCTGGCTCTGGCCTCGGCACCGTCCGTCACCGTGTCCCTGACAGCCAGAGGCTTCCAGAAGATCATGTATGTGATGGCCTGCCTCAACCTGAACTCCAGGCGAGGGGAGTACAAGGTGGAGACCAACCAGTACACACAGGAGCTGGCCTCCATACGGGCCCAGCCGAGG GGATCTATAAAGCTGCACTGTAAGAGATCTCCACTCCTCTATGCTGACAGGCAGCCAGACACCAAGAGTTTTGTGACGGGGTTTAACGAGATCCTACTAGACAAAACCCTGTGA